One stretch of Ananas comosus cultivar F153 linkage group 6, ASM154086v1, whole genome shotgun sequence DNA includes these proteins:
- the LOC109712141 gene encoding protein INVOLVED IN DE NOVO 2-like yields MVALLEQDDVRRFRRFFFFFSSLLPILVQSSMGYNSDEGSDISDSEIDECEEKYYLCLKVGEIKLRKRGRTYRCPFCVCKKKLDFDLRELLQHASGIGLSNRKAKLKATHRALEKYLRNDFAEMVQLLAVESPHPSRNIDEQFVWPWMGVLVNVPRDYKDGRYVGTSGNMLKEQLSCFGPLKVHVLWDHDGHAGKAVVDFSKDWVGFINVLAFEKHFEAGKTDSLESKHQGVELNGWVARADDYNAAGVLGDHLRKKADLKTLSDLANEESRKSDKLLAYLTSQIDVKNKRLEELEFKYNEINLSLDMMTEQRDQVVNAYNEEIQKNKKLQAELESKMRELDVRQEQLEKLVAQSESDKRKLGAESAGPSTDNFNARSPSEEVDTVEIVEKVREFSI; encoded by the exons ATGGTAGCACTTCTG GAACAGGACGATGTCCGA AGGTTtcgtcgctttttttttttttttagctctcTTTTGCCCATCCTCGTTCAAAG TTCCATGGGTTATAATTCGGATGAAGGATCCGACATTAGCGATTCGGAAATCGATGAGTGTGAAGAGAAATATTACCTGTGTTTGAAGGTAGGGGAGATCAAATTAAGAAAGAGAGGGAGGACATATAGATGCCCATTTTGTGTGTGCAAAAAGAAGCTAGATTTCGATTTGAGGGAATTGCTCCAGCATGCCTCCGGAATAGGTCTCTCCAACCGGAAGGCGAAACTGAAGGCGACCCACCGCGCCCTTGAAAAATATCTAAGAAATGACTTTGCTGAAATGGTGCAGTTATTAGCCGTAGAGTCACCACACCCTTCTAGAAACATAGATGAGCAGTTCGTGTGGCCCTGGATGGGCGTTCTCGTTAATGTGCCGAGGGATTATAAGGACGGGCGCTATGTCGGTACGAGCGGAAACATGCTAAAGGAGCAGCTATCCTGTTTCGGTCCACTAAAAGTTCATGTCTTGTGGGACCACGACGGTCACGCCGGGAAAGCTGTTGTCGACTTTTCTAAGGATTGGGTGGGCTTTATAAACGTGTTGGCCTTTGAAAAGCACTTTGAGGCGGGTAAGACCGACTCGTTAGAAAGCAAACATCAAGGGGTGGAATTAAATGGGTGGGTGGCACGCGCTGATGACTACAATGCTGCTGGTGTGTTAGGGGATCATTTGCGGAAAAAAGCAGATCTGAAAACTCTTAGCGATCTGGCCAATGAAGAATCAAGGAAGAGTGACAAGCTTCTTGCTTATTTAACCAGCCAGATCGACGTGAAGAACAAACGTTTAGAAGAGCTAGAATTCAAATACAATGAGATAAATTTGTCTCTTGATATGATGACTGAGCAGAGGGACCAGGTCGTTAATGCTTATAACGAAG AGATCCAAAAGAACAAAAAGCTGCAAGCGGAACTGGAATCTAAAATGAGGGAACTAGACGTACGACAAGAACAACTGGAGAAACTGGTTGCGCAAAGTGAGAGCGACAAAAGAAAACTTGGTGCTGAATCAGCGGGCCCATCGACTGATAACTTTAACGCACGATCTCCTAGCGAAGAAGTGGACACTGTTGAGATTGTCGAGAAGGTGAGGGAGTTTAGCATATAA